Proteins from a genomic interval of Paenibacillus lentus:
- a CDS encoding MarR family winged helix-turn-helix transcriptional regulator, which translates to MIFDPQHRKDNRSARVSMALFRISQAIKKVTQAESDALGLSPVQIQALLFAAYTRSDVATVGNFAGAIGTTHVTAVKIINGLVGKGLVSKAQKPEDRRVTLLNLTAEGRVIVSQLNHWGRSLEEVLGSIPDEALADFELGLGAIISAMQQRGQLVVAEPCLGCVHFHPNAGDAAAPHYCGLVQKYLTHEASLQECPEHTPSIEV; encoded by the coding sequence ATGATATTTGATCCCCAGCACCGCAAAGACAATCGTTCAGCCCGCGTCAGCATGGCTCTCTTTCGGATTTCGCAGGCTATCAAAAAGGTGACACAAGCAGAGAGTGACGCACTGGGGTTATCACCCGTACAGATTCAAGCGCTGCTGTTTGCGGCATATACCCGAAGTGATGTGGCTACCGTGGGTAATTTTGCTGGCGCCATCGGTACGACCCATGTAACTGCGGTGAAGATTATCAATGGATTGGTCGGTAAAGGGCTAGTCAGCAAAGCGCAAAAGCCCGAGGATCGCCGAGTAACCTTGCTCAATTTGACTGCAGAAGGTAGAGTCATCGTTTCGCAGCTGAACCATTGGGGGCGCTCCCTCGAAGAAGTGCTCGGCTCTATTCCGGATGAAGCTTTGGCGGATTTCGAGCTGGGGCTCGGCGCTATTATTTCGGCCATGCAGCAGCGCGGCCAGCTTGTGGTTGCTGAACCCTGCTTGGGCTGTGTACATTTTCACCCGAATGCCGGCGATGCCGCAGCACCTCATTATTGCGGACTTGTCCAAAAATATCTTACCCACGAAGCCTCTCTCCAAGAGTGCCCCGAACATACTCCTTCTATCGAAGTCTGA
- the glyA gene encoding serine hydroxymethyltransferase translates to MKHLFKQDPAIAKAIQLELERQRDKIELIASENFVSGAVMEAMGTVLTNKYAEGYPGKRFYGGCQYVDRVEDLARQRVKELFGAEHANVQPHSGAQANMAVYFAAVNAGDTILGMNLSHGGHLTHGSPVNASGKLYNFIPYGVNAQTSRIDFDEVRKLAHKHKPRMIVVGASAYPRTIDFEPFAQIAEEVGALFLVDMAHIAGIVAAGLHPNPVPHAHFVTTTTHKTLRGPRGGVILCKESWARAIDKAVFPTTQGGPLMHMIAAKAVAFEENAGAEFRIYMERVLQNAKILAEALMAEGLHAVSGGTDNHLILLDLRNIELTGKEAQQLLDEIGITVNKNTIPFDPTSPLVTSGIRLGTPAATTRGMGPEEMKEIAGIIATALKHPHHSAVHEQLSGKVQEITSRFSLYEETMS, encoded by the coding sequence ATGAAACACCTGTTCAAACAAGATCCGGCTATAGCCAAAGCGATTCAGCTGGAACTGGAACGACAACGCGACAAAATTGAACTGATTGCTTCGGAGAATTTTGTCAGTGGAGCTGTTATGGAGGCGATGGGTACTGTTTTAACCAATAAATACGCGGAAGGCTACCCTGGAAAAAGATTTTACGGCGGCTGTCAGTACGTGGACAGGGTAGAGGATTTGGCCAGGCAAAGAGTGAAGGAACTGTTCGGGGCAGAGCATGCCAACGTGCAGCCCCATTCAGGAGCACAGGCCAATATGGCCGTTTACTTTGCCGCTGTAAACGCCGGGGATACGATTCTCGGCATGAATCTATCGCATGGCGGCCATTTGACGCATGGAAGTCCCGTCAATGCTTCTGGAAAATTATATAACTTTATTCCGTATGGAGTTAATGCTCAGACCTCTCGCATTGATTTTGATGAGGTGCGAAAGTTGGCCCATAAACACAAGCCGCGCATGATCGTCGTAGGGGCAAGCGCCTATCCGCGGACGATTGATTTTGAGCCTTTTGCCCAGATTGCTGAAGAAGTAGGCGCGCTGTTCCTTGTAGATATGGCCCACATTGCGGGGATCGTTGCGGCAGGCTTGCATCCGAATCCCGTGCCCCACGCCCATTTTGTGACAACGACTACCCATAAGACGCTGCGCGGGCCGAGAGGCGGGGTGATTTTATGCAAGGAATCGTGGGCGCGAGCCATTGATAAAGCAGTCTTTCCAACGACGCAGGGCGGCCCGCTGATGCATATGATTGCCGCTAAGGCTGTCGCTTTCGAGGAAAATGCCGGAGCTGAATTCAGAATATATATGGAACGCGTCCTGCAGAACGCCAAAATATTGGCCGAGGCTTTAATGGCAGAAGGCCTGCATGCCGTTTCCGGAGGAACAGACAATCATCTCATTCTTCTGGATCTTCGGAATATTGAGCTGACCGGCAAAGAGGCCCAGCAACTGTTAGATGAAATTGGAATTACCGTCAATAAGAACACTATTCCTTTTGATCCTACAAGCCCGCTTGTCACGAGCGGGATTCGGCTCGGAACTCCTGCGGCTACAACAAGAGGCATGGGGCCGGAGGAAATGAAGGAGATTGCCGGGATCATTGCGACCGCTTTGAAGCATCCGCATCATTCGGCGGTTCACGAGCAATTGAGTGGCAAGGTACAGGAAATTACCTCGCGGTTCTCTTTGTATGAGGAAACAATGAGCTGA
- a CDS encoding thioredoxin family protein, translated as MSKAVFYHAGCPICVDAEQVVLRYLDESKLNTEIVHLGTARNRIEEAESAGVQSVPALVIDGNVYHINYGASLEDVKKG; from the coding sequence ATGTCAAAAGCGGTTTTTTATCATGCGGGTTGTCCGATTTGCGTGGATGCGGAGCAGGTGGTGCTCAGGTATCTTGACGAATCAAAACTTAATACGGAGATCGTGCATCTGGGCACGGCCCGGAATCGCATTGAAGAAGCGGAGAGTGCCGGGGTTCAATCTGTTCCTGCTTTGGTGATCGATGGTAATGTGTATCACATCAACTATGGCGCGAGCCTGGAGGATGTCAAAAAAGGCTAA
- a CDS encoding ABC transporter substrate-binding protein, with amino-acid sequence MRMRKWLGITLAAVLLLSLLAGCSGNSGSKNANATEPPAASNNGNATNESTGNPITLKWALWDWEATAYYQPLIDAYKAKHPNVTIEYVDLGSTDYMTMLSTQLSGGADLDILTVKDIPGYANLVKQNHLEPLKKYMSEQSIDVSLYGGTVEQIQMNDEVYALPFRSDFWLIYYNKDLFDQAGVPYPTNDMTLEQYDELARKMTSGSGANKVYGAHYHTWRSAVQLFGILDGQNTVVDGEYDFLKPTYERILKQQEDGIVMDYATLKTSSTHYSGVFYNNSVTMMNMGSWFIATQIEKVKSGESQATNWGIVKYPHPKGVEPGTTLGTITSLAVNKKSANKEAALDFMKFVTGEEGAAVIAATGTIPAIKNDEVVNSIASVEGFPADEASKEALTTAKTYLEMPLHEKSADIEVILNEAHDSIMTKNATIDKGLADMNTRVQLILNN; translated from the coding sequence ATGAGAATGCGAAAATGGTTAGGGATCACTCTGGCTGCTGTACTCTTGCTGAGCCTGCTTGCCGGTTGCTCGGGGAACAGCGGAAGCAAGAACGCTAACGCGACGGAGCCGCCTGCCGCAAGTAATAATGGGAACGCTACCAATGAATCGACTGGCAACCCTATTACGTTGAAATGGGCCCTGTGGGATTGGGAGGCGACTGCTTATTATCAGCCACTGATCGATGCCTACAAAGCGAAGCACCCCAATGTGACGATTGAATACGTGGATCTGGGCTCGACCGACTACATGACGATGCTCAGCACGCAGCTCTCCGGCGGGGCGGATCTTGATATTCTTACGGTTAAGGATATTCCGGGATATGCTAACCTCGTCAAGCAGAACCATCTGGAGCCGCTGAAAAAGTACATGAGTGAGCAAAGCATCGACGTATCCCTGTACGGCGGCACGGTGGAGCAAATTCAAATGAACGATGAGGTGTATGCGCTTCCTTTCCGCAGCGACTTCTGGCTGATTTATTACAACAAGGATCTGTTCGATCAGGCGGGCGTTCCATATCCGACCAATGATATGACGCTGGAGCAGTACGATGAGTTGGCGCGAAAAATGACGTCCGGCAGCGGCGCGAATAAAGTATACGGTGCCCACTATCACACTTGGCGCAGTGCGGTGCAGCTGTTCGGCATCCTGGATGGCCAGAATACCGTGGTTGACGGCGAATATGACTTCCTGAAACCGACCTACGAGCGTATTCTCAAGCAGCAGGAAGACGGGATCGTGATGGATTACGCCACCTTGAAAACCTCCAGCACTCACTATTCCGGCGTGTTCTACAATAACTCTGTTACCATGATGAATATGGGCAGCTGGTTCATAGCGACGCAAATCGAGAAGGTCAAGAGCGGTGAATCACAGGCAACAAACTGGGGCATCGTGAAATACCCGCATCCAAAAGGAGTAGAACCAGGCACTACGCTGGGTACAATCACTTCGCTGGCGGTAAACAAGAAGTCGGCCAACAAGGAAGCCGCGCTGGACTTCATGAAATTCGTCACCGGTGAAGAGGGCGCAGCCGTAATTGCTGCTACGGGTACTATTCCGGCAATCAAGAACGATGAAGTCGTTAATTCCATCGCTTCTGTGGAGGGATTCCCTGCGGACGAGGCTAGCAAGGAAGCGCTGACTACGGCGAAGACATATTTGGAAATGCCGCTGCATGAGAAGAGCGCGGACATCGAGGTTATCCTGAACGAGGCGCATGATAGCATCATGACTAAAAATGCGACAATCGACAAAGGACTCGCCGATATGAACACGCGCGTACAGCTTATTTTAAACAATTAA
- a CDS encoding carbohydrate ABC transporter permease translates to MVGANKGIQIAAKAFAYVVLIIVVLCMLVPYLWMLSSSLKLNKDVFTFPMQWIPELPRWSNYQEIWTRIPLGTFIYNTAKLSIIVTVLQILTSSFAAYAFSKLNFTGKKTLFLGYIATIAIPWQAYMVPQFIMMRSMGLNNTHLAIILLQAFSAFGVFLMRQFYQSIPDELCEAARIDGLSEYGIWARIMLPLSKPALSTLTIFTFVSTWNDFLGPMIYLTKTELKTIQIGLRMFISQYSAEYGLIMAASVVSIIPVLVVFLALQKYFVQGVASSGIKG, encoded by the coding sequence ATGGTAGGAGCAAATAAAGGAATTCAAATCGCTGCCAAAGCGTTTGCCTATGTCGTTCTGATCATCGTTGTGCTGTGCATGCTTGTGCCGTACTTGTGGATGCTCTCTTCCTCGCTCAAGCTGAACAAGGACGTATTCACCTTTCCGATGCAGTGGATACCGGAGCTTCCGCGCTGGAGCAACTATCAGGAAATCTGGACGCGGATTCCGCTCGGCACGTTCATTTACAATACCGCCAAGCTGTCGATTATCGTCACGGTTTTGCAGATCCTGACATCGAGCTTTGCGGCCTATGCTTTCTCAAAACTGAATTTTACCGGTAAAAAAACGCTGTTCCTCGGGTACATTGCCACGATTGCGATTCCTTGGCAGGCTTACATGGTGCCGCAGTTCATCATGATGCGCTCAATGGGGCTGAACAACACCCACCTTGCGATCATCCTGCTCCAGGCATTCTCGGCCTTCGGCGTCTTCCTGATGCGGCAGTTCTACCAGAGTATCCCGGATGAGCTGTGCGAAGCGGCCCGGATCGATGGTCTTAGCGAATATGGCATCTGGGCGCGGATCATGCTGCCGTTGTCGAAGCCGGCATTGTCGACCCTGACGATTTTTACCTTTGTGTCGACGTGGAATGACTTCCTGGGGCCGATGATTTATTTGACCAAAACCGAGCTGAAGACGATCCAAATCGGTCTGCGGATGTTCATCTCCCAGTATTCGGCAGAGTACGGCCTGATTATGGCCGCGAGCGTCGTGTCCATCATTCCGGTGCTGGTGGTGTTCCTGGCGCTGCAGAAATATTTCGTGCAGGGAGTCGCCTCTTCGGGCATTAAAGGATGA
- a CDS encoding aminotransferase class I/II-fold pyridoxal phosphate-dependent enzyme has translation MVHHRTPLFTALTEHAKRNPIPFHIPGHKKGEGMENGFKTFLGDNALSIDLINIAPLDDLHQPTGVIDEAQRLAAYAFGADYSLFSVQGTSTAIMTMIMSVCGPGDKIIVPRNLHKSILSAIIFAGAKPIFVAPERDADLGIDHGISVRSVKKAIERHPDAKAVLVINPTYFGVCTNLKAIVDLAHHYGIPVLVDEAHGALLHFHDKLPLSAMQAGADLAATSMHKLGGSLTQSSLLHIKKGIVQPEKVQAMFSMLTTTSTSYILLASLDAARKQLALQGCEMSSKAIRLAEYARNRINEIPGLSSFGREILWTDAAFDFDPTKLTVHVRELGITGYDAEQWLRDHYNIEVELSDLYNILCLITPGDSKEAIDCLLNALAELANEHYKQQADLQAVDVKLPEIPQLALTPRDAFYGDVELIPIAQSAGRIIAESIYVYPPGIPILLPGEVIAEQHIRYILEHLEVGLPVKGPEDLTVQNVKVVVEVKAIF, from the coding sequence ATGGTTCATCACCGTACCCCCTTATTTACTGCTTTAACCGAGCATGCCAAGCGCAATCCAATTCCGTTCCATATACCCGGCCACAAAAAAGGCGAGGGCATGGAAAACGGGTTTAAAACCTTTTTGGGCGACAATGCCTTGTCCATTGATCTAATCAATATTGCGCCTTTGGATGATTTGCACCAGCCCACCGGAGTGATTGATGAAGCACAGCGCTTGGCTGCATATGCTTTTGGTGCGGATTATTCTTTGTTTTCCGTGCAGGGTACAAGTACCGCGATTATGACGATGATCATGTCGGTTTGCGGCCCGGGCGATAAAATTATCGTGCCGCGGAACCTGCATAAGTCGATTTTATCGGCGATCATTTTCGCCGGAGCTAAGCCGATCTTTGTTGCCCCGGAGCGGGATGCGGACTTAGGCATCGATCATGGTATTTCCGTTCGCTCGGTCAAGAAGGCAATTGAAAGGCATCCGGATGCCAAGGCCGTACTGGTGATCAATCCGACGTATTTCGGGGTATGCACGAATTTAAAGGCGATCGTTGATCTGGCTCACCATTACGGCATACCCGTACTCGTCGACGAGGCGCATGGAGCGCTGCTGCATTTTCACGACAAGCTTCCGTTATCGGCGATGCAGGCCGGCGCAGATCTAGCGGCGACAAGCATGCACAAGCTTGGTGGATCATTGACCCAAAGCTCGCTTCTTCACATCAAGAAGGGCATTGTGCAACCGGAAAAAGTACAGGCGATGTTCAGTATGCTGACAACGACCTCCACTTCTTACATTCTGTTAGCCTCCTTGGATGCAGCACGTAAGCAGCTCGCCCTGCAAGGCTGCGAGATGTCGAGTAAAGCAATTCGATTGGCGGAGTACGCCAGAAACCGGATCAATGAAATTCCCGGTCTGTCTTCCTTTGGGAGAGAGATTTTGTGGACGGACGCAGCGTTTGATTTCGATCCTACCAAGCTTACGGTGCATGTTCGGGAGCTTGGAATTACCGGATATGATGCGGAGCAATGGCTGCGAGACCATTACAACATCGAGGTGGAGCTGAGCGATTTATACAATATTCTGTGCTTAATCACGCCGGGCGACTCGAAAGAAGCCATAGACTGTCTACTGAACGCTTTAGCTGAGCTCGCTAACGAGCACTACAAGCAACAAGCGGATCTTCAAGCTGTGGATGTCAAACTACCCGAGATTCCGCAGCTGGCCTTAACGCCAAGAGACGCTTTTTACGGGGATGTCGAGCTTATACCTATCGCCCAATCCGCTGGACGCATCATTGCAGAGTCCATCTATGTTTATCCTCCGGGCATTCCTATTTTGCTGCCGGGGGAAGTGATTGCAGAGCAGCATATCCGTTACATTCTGGAGCATTTGGAAGTCGGTCTTCCTGTAAAGGGGCCCGAGGATTTGACGGTTCAAAACGTTAAGGTTGTGGTCGAAGTGAAGGCCATTTTTTAA
- a CDS encoding carbohydrate ABC transporter permease: MQNQTVIRNHPAKKSGMSKKAKDHLVAYSFIAPNFIGFAVFTLVPMVFALILAFVKWDGANPMEYVGMNNFIRLWKDPTFHKALWNTMIYTVGVVPLTMVCALGLAILLNQKIFGRNFMRTVFFFPYVASLVAVAAVWNFIFSPTMGPVNNILHALTGVPIEELPRWAADKDWAMFTVVLFTVWKNMGYYMVIYLAGLQGVNPELYEAAELDGANAWQRFRNVTIPQLAPTTFFVLMILVINSFKVYDIFINLFAGADNQLNDSTRVLVYQIYNTAFRSLDYGYASAMAIVLFLIVLGITLVQFQGEKKYGQ, from the coding sequence ATGCAGAACCAAACTGTGATACGAAACCATCCGGCGAAAAAAAGCGGCATGAGCAAGAAGGCGAAGGATCATCTGGTGGCCTACAGCTTTATCGCCCCCAATTTTATTGGCTTTGCTGTATTTACGCTGGTGCCTATGGTCTTTGCCCTCATACTTGCCTTCGTAAAGTGGGACGGCGCCAATCCGATGGAATACGTTGGAATGAACAACTTCATTCGGCTCTGGAAGGATCCGACCTTCCATAAAGCGTTATGGAATACGATGATCTACACTGTGGGTGTCGTGCCGCTGACGATGGTATGCGCACTAGGGCTCGCGATTCTGCTCAATCAGAAAATATTCGGGCGGAACTTCATGCGGACGGTGTTCTTTTTCCCTTATGTGGCTTCGCTTGTAGCGGTGGCTGCAGTATGGAATTTTATTTTTAGCCCGACGATGGGGCCCGTCAATAACATTCTCCATGCGCTGACTGGCGTTCCAATCGAGGAGCTGCCGCGCTGGGCCGCGGACAAGGACTGGGCGATGTTTACGGTCGTGCTGTTCACCGTTTGGAAGAACATGGGGTACTACATGGTGATTTATTTGGCCGGGCTCCAAGGCGTGAACCCCGAATTGTATGAAGCCGCCGAGCTCGACGGCGCGAACGCCTGGCAAAGATTCCGCAATGTAACGATTCCGCAGCTTGCGCCTACGACTTTCTTTGTACTGATGATCCTGGTCATTAACTCGTTTAAGGTCTACGATATTTTCATCAACCTGTTTGCCGGCGCGGATAATCAGTTGAATGACTCGACAAGGGTGCTCGTCTATCAAATTTACAACACGGCCTTCCGTTCCTTAGATTACGGCTATGCAAGCGCGATGGCGATCGTATTATTCTTGATCGTCCTCGGCATCACGCTAGTGCAGTTCCAGGGCGAGAAGAAGTATGGACAATAG
- a CDS encoding glycoside hydrolase family 88 protein gives MKTEQAWINEAWHKSLEKTLRNTARIGSDFPHASQNGVYQLAEPSWWTAGFWPGMLWLLYQESGKEELKALAEECEAKLDEVLHGFVKLDHDMGFMWTLTSIANYMLTGNETSRIRAMKAANYLAARFNMKGQFIRAWNPWSEGERNEGQAIIDCCMNMPLLFWASRVSGDPRFAHIAEAHMDTVLKYFIRDDGSVYHIVNFDPQTGEMLEGLGGQGYAPESAWSRGAAWAIYGLTLAYHHTGKEDYFQAAKRVANFFLSRLPEDSVPAWDFRAPDELRSLRDSSAGSCAASGLLLLANQSEGGDADVYRAGGERILKSLYENYGTWNLPEEEGLLLHGTSNYPQGTNIDVPLIYGDYFFVEGLARLKGCGPFYWE, from the coding sequence ATGAAAACGGAACAGGCTTGGATAAACGAGGCTTGGCATAAATCGCTGGAAAAAACGCTGCGGAATACCGCTCGAATCGGATCTGATTTTCCCCATGCGAGTCAAAATGGAGTATATCAACTGGCTGAGCCAAGCTGGTGGACAGCGGGCTTTTGGCCGGGGATGCTCTGGCTTCTGTATCAGGAGAGCGGAAAGGAAGAGCTGAAGGCGCTGGCCGAGGAATGTGAGGCTAAACTGGATGAAGTGCTTCACGGCTTTGTAAAGCTGGATCATGATATGGGGTTCATGTGGACATTGACCAGTATTGCCAACTACATGTTGACAGGCAACGAAACTTCGCGAATAAGAGCTATGAAGGCTGCGAACTATCTTGCTGCTCGTTTTAATATGAAGGGGCAATTTATCCGGGCGTGGAATCCCTGGTCAGAAGGAGAGCGGAATGAAGGCCAGGCCATCATTGATTGCTGCATGAATATGCCGCTCCTGTTCTGGGCTTCGCGTGTCAGCGGCGATCCTCGTTTTGCCCACATTGCCGAGGCGCATATGGATACCGTGCTAAAGTATTTTATTCGAGATGACGGCTCGGTGTATCATATCGTCAATTTTGATCCGCAGACGGGTGAAATGCTGGAAGGGTTGGGCGGTCAGGGATATGCTCCAGAATCTGCCTGGTCGCGGGGCGCTGCCTGGGCCATTTACGGCCTGACTTTGGCTTATCACCATACAGGTAAGGAGGATTATTTCCAGGCCGCGAAGCGAGTGGCGAATTTCTTTCTCAGCAGGCTGCCGGAGGATAGTGTGCCCGCTTGGGACTTTCGTGCTCCTGATGAGCTGCGCAGTCTTCGTGACAGTTCGGCCGGCTCCTGTGCGGCAAGCGGTCTTCTGCTGCTCGCGAATCAGAGTGAGGGAGGAGATGCGGATGTCTACCGTGCAGGCGGTGAGCGAATATTGAAGTCCCTGTACGAAAACTACGGCACCTGGAATCTCCCTGAAGAGGAAGGGCTGCTGCTGCATGGTACGAGCAACTATCCGCAGGGCACCAATATCGATGTCCCGTTGATTTACGGCGACTACTTCTTTGTAGAAGGCTTGGCTCGGCTGAAGGGCTGCGGGCCGTTTTATTGGGAGTAA
- a CDS encoding DUF2264 domain-containing protein — translation MGNVSLRYEKLADNPLRNRDDLTAALQQLLAPLRPCYSQGKARLEIGATGASYPAAVAGMEGFSRVLWGLVPLLAGGGSSDLWDIVLEGIENGTDPGHEEYWGKVDDYDQRLVEMAVFGYALALIPDKIWEPLDVEARNNLYAWLNQINSHPCHDCNWLFFNVLVNIGFRKAGLPYDAGQLEQNLNRLDVFYLEEGWYSDGVGGHCDYYVPFAFHYYGLLYAGLMEREDPDRSHRFKQRANEFASSFLAWFSPDGSAVPYGRSLSYRFSQSAFWGAMAFAGADSLPMGVLKGLLLRNLRWWFSQRMVDAGGILTIGYAYPNLVMAENYNSPGSPYWALKTFLPLALHADHPFWTAEELPLPEMDALSVQNPAHLVLARDEASGHVAAFNSGHRGTNEHTHTSAKYEKFVYSTWFGFSVPRSEWGLSQGAFDSMLALSETGDNLYRVRRRNNETMIRDNVLHAVWKPWADVEVSTWLVAGLPWHIRIHRIETLRSLDAAEGGFALGIEAPPLQRVEASEAAASSPWGISGVRSLLGYESAGLVWPNANTNLLRARTVIPTLTASLAPGVHWLVSAVYGEPGKAGAVEELDQAGASLDGLPEIGLNVTIGEGAIAIRSRRGEEIIIPRN, via the coding sequence ATGGGGAACGTCTCTCTTAGATATGAAAAGCTGGCGGACAATCCGCTTAGAAACCGTGACGATCTGACCGCCGCCCTGCAGCAGCTGCTTGCGCCGCTTCGGCCCTGCTATAGCCAGGGGAAGGCCAGGCTGGAGATCGGTGCAACTGGAGCAAGCTATCCGGCTGCGGTCGCCGGGATGGAGGGCTTCTCCCGGGTGCTGTGGGGGCTGGTTCCGCTCCTAGCTGGCGGGGGCTCGAGCGATTTATGGGATATCGTACTTGAAGGGATCGAGAACGGAACAGATCCGGGACATGAGGAATACTGGGGCAAGGTGGACGATTATGATCAGCGGCTGGTCGAGATGGCTGTGTTTGGCTACGCGCTGGCGCTGATCCCGGACAAAATCTGGGAGCCGCTTGATGTGGAGGCAAGGAATAATCTCTATGCCTGGCTGAATCAAATCAACTCGCATCCTTGTCATGACTGTAACTGGCTGTTCTTCAATGTACTCGTGAATATTGGCTTCCGGAAAGCGGGACTGCCGTACGATGCCGGGCAGCTGGAGCAGAACTTGAATCGGCTCGACGTTTTTTATCTGGAGGAAGGCTGGTATAGCGACGGGGTAGGGGGGCATTGCGATTACTATGTGCCGTTTGCTTTCCATTATTATGGGTTGCTCTATGCTGGGCTGATGGAGCGGGAAGACCCCGATCGCTCTCACAGGTTCAAGCAGCGCGCGAATGAGTTCGCGTCCAGTTTCCTGGCCTGGTTCTCCCCGGATGGCTCAGCGGTTCCTTATGGACGAAGCCTATCTTATCGCTTCTCCCAGTCGGCCTTCTGGGGCGCAATGGCTTTTGCCGGGGCGGATAGTCTGCCGATGGGCGTATTGAAAGGGCTCCTGCTGCGCAATTTGCGCTGGTGGTTTAGCCAGAGGATGGTGGATGCGGGCGGCATTCTGACGATCGGCTACGCTTACCCGAACCTTGTGATGGCGGAGAACTACAATTCGCCGGGTTCGCCGTATTGGGCGCTGAAGACTTTTTTGCCGTTGGCTCTGCATGCGGACCATCCTTTCTGGACCGCCGAGGAACTGCCGCTGCCGGAAATGGACGCATTGTCCGTTCAAAATCCGGCGCATCTCGTGCTGGCTCGGGATGAGGCGTCCGGGCATGTAGCGGCCTTTAACAGTGGCCACCGGGGAACGAATGAGCATACCCATACCTCGGCCAAATACGAGAAGTTCGTGTATTCTACCTGGTTTGGGTTTAGCGTGCCGCGTTCCGAATGGGGGTTGTCCCAAGGGGCCTTTGATTCTATGCTGGCTTTGAGTGAAACCGGGGACAACCTCTACCGGGTTAGACGCCGCAACAACGAGACGATGATCCGGGATAACGTGCTCCATGCTGTGTGGAAGCCTTGGGCTGACGTCGAGGTCAGTACCTGGCTTGTGGCCGGGCTTCCATGGCATATCCGGATTCACCGGATCGAGACGTTGCGCAGCCTGGATGCCGCAGAGGGAGGGTTCGCCCTCGGTATCGAAGCGCCGCCGCTGCAGCGCGTTGAGGCAAGCGAGGCTGCTGCTTCTAGCCCTTGGGGGATTAGCGGCGTGCGGAGCCTGCTGGGCTATGAGTCGGCAGGGCTGGTGTGGCCGAACGCCAACACGAATTTGCTGCGGGCGCGTACGGTGATTCCGACGCTGACCGCTTCGCTTGCGCCAGGGGTGCACTGGCTCGTGTCGGCGGTGTATGGGGAGCCGGGTAAGGCGGGGGCAGTGGAAGAGTTGGATCAGGCGGGTGCAAGCTTGGACGGCCTCCCGGAGATCGGGCTGAACGTCACGATCGGGGAAGGAGCTATTGCCATTCGGAGTCGCCGAGGGGAAGAGATCATAATCCCCCGTAATTGA